From one Vanessa tameamea isolate UH-Manoa-2023 chromosome 9, ilVanTame1 primary haplotype, whole genome shotgun sequence genomic stretch:
- the LOC113396995 gene encoding diphthine methyltransferase isoform X1, which translates to MAVTWNTKWKWITGYSADSVEWCPVERFKHVLVCGTYQLEKKDEDAISGASSANQPKQKRLGRIYLFSINDETTHLSPIQEVDTAGILDQKWCYHTIKDYPVLAVVTSEGVTQLYRLVEENGTLNLLLWIENIVGGEALALSVDWSSNKSFMQEPNLVISDSSGTITVLQIVGDCLQKIGQWKSHSFEAWIAAYNYWNTDLFYSGGDDCLLKSYDIRIPEAVVINRSHEAGVTSIRNNVEVEHQLVTGSYDEKVRLWDLRQLKRCLSETDVNGGVWRLKWHPFDKSIILAACMYGGFRILQVEENVCVMADYLEHESISYGADWKFDNTVSLIATCSFYDCNLHISELKVKNHPLV; encoded by the exons ATGGCGGTTACATGGAATACTAAGTGGAAGTGGATTACGGGGTACAGCGCCGACTCAGTTGAATGGTGCCCTGTGGAACGCTTCAAACATGTGCTGGTATGCGGAACTTATCAATTGGAGAAGAAAGATGAAG ATGCTATTTCAGGTGCAAGTTCTGCTAATCAGCCTAAGCAGAAGCGACTGGGACGAATATATCTATTCTCTATTAATGATGAGACAACTCATTTATCTCCCATACAAGAAGTAGATACAGCTGGTATTCTTGATCAGAAATGGTGTTATCATACGATAAAGGACTATCCGGTTCTAGCAGTTGTGACATCAGAAGGGGTAACTCAACTTTACCGATTGGTAGAAGAAAACGGTACACTAAACTTGCTCTTGTGGATAGAAAACATAGTCGGTGGAGAGGCGTTGGCGCTGTCTGTTGATTGGTCGTCAAATAAATCCTTTATGCAGGAACCTAATTTGGTTATTAGTGACTCGTCGGGTACCATTACGGTTTTGCAGATAGTGGGCGATTGTTTACAGAAGATCGGACAATGGAAATCACATTCATTTGAAGCCTGGATAGCAGCATACAACTATTGGAATACAGATTTGTTTTATTCAG GTGGTGATGATTGTTTGCTAAAAAGCTATGATATAAGAATACCAGAAGCAGTCGTAATTAACCGCAGCCATGAGGCAGGAGTTACTAGTATTAGAAATAATGTAGAAGTAGAACATCAACTTGTAACTGGAag ttacgATGAAAAGGTTCGCCTCTGGGATCTTAGACAACTAAAACGCTGCCTCAGCGAAACGGATGTGAATGGTGGTGTTTGGCGTTTAAAGTGGCATCCATTCgacaaaagtataattttagcGGCTTGCATGTATGGAGGTTTTCGCATTCTTCAAGTTGAGGAAAATGTTTGCGTGATGGCCGATTATTTGGAACACGAGAGCATATCGTATGGAGCTGACTGGAAATTTGATAATACCGTGTCTTTAATCGCAACATGCTCTTtttatgattgcaatttacatataagtgaattaaaggtaaaaaatcatcctttagtataa
- the LOC113396997 gene encoding cyclin-dependent kinase 2-associated protein 1-like: MEAMDIQAVESKLSDVTVTAIPMSGKNSHKDITLGGNSHATISTVPASSPSSVGKDKDNGMSKYAQLLAVIEEMGKEVRPSYSGSRSSAERLKRGIVHARILVRECLIETERSARQ; this comes from the coding sequence ATGGAGGCGATGGATATTCAAGCTGTAGAATCTAAATTGAGTGATGTGACAGTAACAGCGATACCCATGAGCGGCAAAAACAGTCACAAGGATATTACATTAGGTGGTAACAGTCATGCAACAATATCAACAGTACCTGCTTCATCACCTTCGTCAGTGGGAAAAGATAAGGATAACGGTATGTCTAAATATGCTCAACTTTTAGCTGTCATTGAAGAGATGGGTAAAGAAGTCAGACCTAGCTACTCAGGAAGCCGTAGCTCAGCTGAACGACTGAAACGTGGTATTGTTCACGCTCGCATACTTGTCAGAGAATGCCTCATAGAAACCGAACGGTCTGCACGacagtaa
- the LOC113396993 gene encoding uncharacterized protein LOC113396993 translates to MSGEGERVSRPNSLVLEVPAPEREPLRFDVQLVGAPPEVEQLVNNIKQVAEDFLYHWKTFPIVLPQSRFAGPGNRPSDIIIAPPCDELEAAALDAGIEPHPLSPKQLHSIREKGEFEVPSRQFPGQTHVWRVAGWLQRGSARAREELYCHVARAIALVVVVSRDRLLRDEPLSLIAGAKAFMEGLHRLMDIIFGMPSLEARDLEKKIREERSRYLVAELICKPEDQEDIAALAAWVTREMRPNKMRDARGDPRNAPRVPYLYTTPQRTQVDLRLFRRKLLRRAAPSLQTILDRESRGWFLHFRERRAALLASQKMPMKDIEEEVSSAAMREYVSRVCNAVLSCEQLAALGPAVPELLASQLRAAVIVNRAEEGVRRKLEAGLASAEARIRAARPVLSRADAWRREELARAAHALRSELRWAAMEDAAAAMQAHKLSQHRYFLLRDLAFLRDREPLLMKELRAAKTPTREFSWATYIWRPRNWKVFREFRGRTERIPTVISSRATNIVTPRSDPSQPVFSLSLEKVRVSTTRWPAWRILNFAHRTWSWSWNLMFLLGVLVPWCSRVSLRTLLCVKPFVPDLEQSQVNGTLFPKRSSEKQTMWSLLLKLWRHVSKERTRFETEPDTGLLGKGLSRQANRLWNYGLIGGLGSLALLLAFPLLALAASALSLIAAASVPLWLPVVALALHAGCALLYDLDCPDPARLNRLFVLFEVLVWRIGILGLLQPIIAFVVAIFLCPLAALILLVGGLGWWVVRGAWEAVAWRALIVRAARVPAHDSRFCRRVAGPALHSHASYQITAAQALAAVCARAELDILATWATDIEIAIERPLRDYEHFVDACFGPFSVQIAKTGSFKQVEKECGELVWSVREKLAARRRDLALPLTDAARARVRMLPQDLRKAVHASAAELSRQWGEAARADEWWAARGLEPNDWHALAANTLVEVFDAEVLVALEESEARVALETGVCAGATRWRDLTARSPAPPDVLAERDDWRPAPGVWGEWSGTPAPRVPPPALDVSAFSPRAAHLPPLPVTPAVALVLHNRESDNPVPLDSELCMEILKRLDDTPDRDDVRDDVERYRGGGSEATSETSGSDSPDDDAARAQPPARTPDAALCRISPTTERAACRWTLTGRGVRLRADLASPEDVTLDIDRHVGTSV, encoded by the exons ATGTCTGGAGAGGGCGAACGTGTATCTCGTCCCAACTCCTTGGTGCTCGAAGTGCCGGCGCCTGAACGTGAGCCGCTGCGCTTCGATGTGCAGCTGGTGGGAGCTCCTCCAGAGGTCGAGCAACTTGTTAATAACATCAAGCAAGTCGCTGAAGACTTCCTTTATCATTGGAAAACATTTCCTATTG TGCTTCCTCAGTCAAGATTCGCGGGTCCGGGTAATCGTCCCTCGGATATTATAATTGCGCCGCCATGCGACGAACTTGAGGCCGCTGCACTTGACGCGGGCATCGAACCCCACCCCCTCTCGCCGAAACAGCTGCACTCAATACGAGAAAAAGG GGAGTTCGAGGTGCCGTCTCGACAATTCCCTGGACAGACGCACGTATGGCGAGTAGCTGGGTGGCTCCAACGAGGCAGTGCGAGGGCACGGGAAGAGCTCTATTGTCACGTAGCGAGGGCCATCGCCCTCGTCGTAGTAGTTTCTAGGGACAGATTGTTAAGAGATGAACCTCTCTCGCTGATCGCGGGGGCGAAGGCATTCATGGAAGGTTTGCATAG GTTAATGGATATCATCTTTGGAATGCCGTCTCTTGAAGCGCGTGACCTCGAAAAGAAAATACGCGAGGAGCGTTCGCGTTATCTCGTCGCCGAACTTATTTGTAAG CCTGAAGATCAAGAAGACATAGCAGCTTTAGCGGCGTGGGTGACGCGGGAGATGCGACCTAACAAGATGAGAGACGCGAGAGGTGACCCACGCAATGCCCCCAGGGTACCGTATCTCTACACCACCCCTCAAAGGACGCAG GTTGATCTTCGACTATTTAGACGAAAGTTATTACGTAGGGCAGCACCATCTCTTCAAACGATTCTGGACAGGGAGTCTCGTGGCTGGTTTCTACATTTTCGTGAAAGAAGAGCTGCGCTTCTAGCGAGTCAGAAGATGCCAATGAAGGATATAGAGGAG GAAGTGAGCTCGGCTGCTATGCGAGAATACGTCTCGCGTGTGTGCAATGCGGTGTTGAGCTGTGAGCAGCTCGCAGCGCTGGGGCCCGCAGTGCCCGAGCTGCTCGCCTCGCAGCTGCGGGCCGCCGTCATCGTGAACAG AGCCGAGGAGGGCGTCCGGCGGAAACTAGAAGCCGGCCTGGCGTCGGCGGAGGCGCGCATCCGCGCGGCGCGCCCCGTGCTGTCGCGCGCCGACGCGTGGCGCCGCGAGGAGCTGGCGCGCGCGGCGCACGCGCTGCGCAGCGAGCTGCGCTGGGCCGCCATGGAGGACGCCGCCGCCGCCATGCAGGCGCACAAGCTGTCGCAGCACCGGTACTTCCTGCTGCGCGACCTCGCCTTCCTGCGCGACCGGGAGCCGCTGCTCATGAAG GAACTCCGCGCGGCGAAGACGCCGACGCGCGAGTTCTCGTGGGCGACGTACATCTGGCGGCCGCGCAACTGGAAGGTGTTCCGCGAGTTCCGCGGGCGCACGGAGCGCATCCCCACCGTCATCAGCAGCCGCGCCACCAACATCGTCACGCCGCGCTCCGACCCCTCGCAGCCCGTCTTCAGCCTCAGCCTGGAGAAGGTCCGCGTCAGCACCACGCGCTGGCCCGCCTGGCGGATCCTCAACTTCGCTCATAG GACGTGGTCGTGGTCGTGGAACCTGATGTTCCTGCTGGGCGTGCTGGTGCCGTGGTGCTCGCGCGTGTCGCTGCGCACACTGCTCTGCGTCAAGCCCTTCGTTCCGGACCTCGAGCAGTCGCAG GTGAACGGTACCCTGTTTCCTAAACGCAGCAGCGAGAAGCAAACGATGTGGTCGCTGCTGTTGAAGCTGTGGCGTCATGTATCAAAGGAACGGACGCGATTCGAGACTGAGCCCGACACAG GACTTCTTGGCAAAGGGCTCAGTAGGCAAGCGAATAGGTTATGGAACTACGGCCTAATCGGCGGACTAGGCTCCTTGGCGCTGCTGCTGGCGTTCCCGCTGTTGGCGCTGGCGGCCAGCGCGCTGTCACTGATTGCAGCAGCCAGCGTGCCGCTGTGGTTGCCGGTAGTGGCCCTGGCTCTTCACGCCGGCTGCGCGCTGCTCTATGACCTGGACTGTCCAGATCCCGCTAGGCTCAATAG ACTCTTCGTTTTATTTGAAGTACTCGTCTGGCGAATCGGAATACTGGGACTGCTCCAGCCGATCATCGCGTTCGTGGTCGCCATCTTCCTCTGTCCCCTCGCCGCCCTCATTCTGCTCGTCG GCGGGCTGGGCTGGTGGGTGGTGCGCGGCGCGTGGGAGGCGGTGGCGTGGCGGGCGCTCATCGTGCGCGCGGCGCGCGTGCCCGCGCACGACTCGCGCTTCTGCCGCCGCGTGGCCGGGCCCGCGCTGCACTCGCACGCCTCCTACCAGATCAC AGCGGCGCAGGCATTAGCGGCGGTGTGTGCGCGCGCAGAACTGGACATCCTCGCCACGTGGGCGACGGACATCGAGATCGCTATCGAGCGGCCCCTGCGGGATTATGAGCATTTCGTGGATGCCTGCTTTGGACCTTTTTCCGTCCAAATCGCTAAG ACGGGGTCGTTCAAGCAAGTGGAGAAGGAGTGCGGCGAGCTGGTGTGGTCGGTGCGAGAGAAGctggcggcgcggcggcgggaCCTCGCGCTGCCGCTCACGgacgcggcgcgcgcgcgcgtGCGCATGTTGCCTCAGGACCTCCGG AAAGCGGTGCACGCGAGCGCGGCCGAGCTGTCGCGGCAGTGGGGGGAGGCGGCGCGCGCGGACGAGTGGTGGGCGGCGCGCGGCCTCGAGCCCAACGACTGGCACGCGCTGGCCGCCAACACGCTCGTCGAG GTTTTCGACGCGGAGGTGCTGGTGGCGCTGGAGGAGAGCGAGGCGCGTGTGGCGCTGGAGACGGGCGTGTGCGCGGGCGCGACGCGCTGGCGGGACCTCACAGCGCGCAGCCCCGCGCCGCCCGACGTGCTCGCCGAGCGCGACGACTGGCGCCCCGCGCCCG GCGTGTGGGGCGAGTGGAGCGGCACGCCGGCGCCGCGCGTGCCGCCGCCCGCGCTGGACGTGTCGGCCTTCAGCCCGCGCGCCGCGCACCTGCCGCCGCTGCCCGTCACGCCCGCCGTCGCGCTCGTGCTGCACAACCG AGAATCCGATAACCC
- the LOC113396995 gene encoding diphthine methyltransferase isoform X2 translates to MAVTWNTKWKWITGYSADSVEWCPVERFKHVLVCGTYQLEKKDEGASSANQPKQKRLGRIYLFSINDETTHLSPIQEVDTAGILDQKWCYHTIKDYPVLAVVTSEGVTQLYRLVEENGTLNLLLWIENIVGGEALALSVDWSSNKSFMQEPNLVISDSSGTITVLQIVGDCLQKIGQWKSHSFEAWIAAYNYWNTDLFYSGGDDCLLKSYDIRIPEAVVINRSHEAGVTSIRNNVEVEHQLVTGSYDEKVRLWDLRQLKRCLSETDVNGGVWRLKWHPFDKSIILAACMYGGFRILQVEENVCVMADYLEHESISYGADWKFDNTVSLIATCSFYDCNLHISELKVKNHPLV, encoded by the exons ATGGCGGTTACATGGAATACTAAGTGGAAGTGGATTACGGGGTACAGCGCCGACTCAGTTGAATGGTGCCCTGTGGAACGCTTCAAACATGTGCTGGTATGCGGAACTTATCAATTGGAGAAGAAAGATGAAG GTGCAAGTTCTGCTAATCAGCCTAAGCAGAAGCGACTGGGACGAATATATCTATTCTCTATTAATGATGAGACAACTCATTTATCTCCCATACAAGAAGTAGATACAGCTGGTATTCTTGATCAGAAATGGTGTTATCATACGATAAAGGACTATCCGGTTCTAGCAGTTGTGACATCAGAAGGGGTAACTCAACTTTACCGATTGGTAGAAGAAAACGGTACACTAAACTTGCTCTTGTGGATAGAAAACATAGTCGGTGGAGAGGCGTTGGCGCTGTCTGTTGATTGGTCGTCAAATAAATCCTTTATGCAGGAACCTAATTTGGTTATTAGTGACTCGTCGGGTACCATTACGGTTTTGCAGATAGTGGGCGATTGTTTACAGAAGATCGGACAATGGAAATCACATTCATTTGAAGCCTGGATAGCAGCATACAACTATTGGAATACAGATTTGTTTTATTCAG GTGGTGATGATTGTTTGCTAAAAAGCTATGATATAAGAATACCAGAAGCAGTCGTAATTAACCGCAGCCATGAGGCAGGAGTTACTAGTATTAGAAATAATGTAGAAGTAGAACATCAACTTGTAACTGGAag ttacgATGAAAAGGTTCGCCTCTGGGATCTTAGACAACTAAAACGCTGCCTCAGCGAAACGGATGTGAATGGTGGTGTTTGGCGTTTAAAGTGGCATCCATTCgacaaaagtataattttagcGGCTTGCATGTATGGAGGTTTTCGCATTCTTCAAGTTGAGGAAAATGTTTGCGTGATGGCCGATTATTTGGAACACGAGAGCATATCGTATGGAGCTGACTGGAAATTTGATAATACCGTGTCTTTAATCGCAACATGCTCTTtttatgattgcaatttacatataagtgaattaaaggtaaaaaatcatcctttagtataa